The genomic interval AGTTCAGAAGTTTTGTCTAAATAGCTTACAAACACTTTCATCATAAAACGATCGACCTGGGCTTCCGGCAAAGGGTATGTTCCTTCCTGTTCCACCGGATTCTGGGTAGCGAGCACCAGAAATGGTTTATCCAGGTAATAGGTAGTATCACCTATGGTAACCTGCTTCTCCTGCATGGCTTCCAGTAAAGCGGATTGTACTTTGGCAGGTGAACGGTTTACCTCATCCGCTAATACCAGGTTTGTAAAAATCGGACCTTTTTTGACTTCAAAGTTTCCCAGTTTCTGGTTATAGATCATTGTTCCCACCAGGTCTGCAGGCAATAAATCGGGTGTGAATTGTATGCGCTGAAAGTCCAGGTGTAATACCTTAGCTAAGGTATTTACAGTAAGTGTTTTGGCAAGACCAGGTACGCCCTCCAGTAATATATGCCCGTTGGTAAATAAGCCGATCAGCAAACGGTTCAGCATATACTCCTGCCCTACTACTATTTTACCTACTTCAGCAAATACCTGTCTTATTTTTTGCTGGTGAATTTTAATCCGTTCAATTTCAGTTGGTTCGGGCATGTGCAAATACTACAGGCTTTTAGAGACTATCAATTAATTAGCTTGTCTTTTTATTAAAAGTATATTCTGATACGGAATTTGTAAAGGAATGATAAACAAACCTATTTATTAACAGGTAATTGCTTTACAATAGTTTGTACGATTTCTTCAGGTGTGGGCGCTACATCTACTACTAGCACATCTTCCTTAGGTTCCTCGAGGGTTTTAAACTGGCTCATCAGCAAACCTGGGTTCATAAAATGGCCTTTGCGGATTTTTAACCGTTGCTCAATCAGGCTATAGTCGCCTTTTAGGTAAATGAATCGCACATCACCCCCAGTTTGCAGAAATTTACGGTAAGAATCTCTAAGTGCAGAGCAGGCAAGAACTGCATTTTCCTGTGTGGCTTTACATCTTTTTATTAACTCTCGTAAGGAATCCAGCCAGGGAATCCGGTCGGCATCCGTAAGCGGAATACCCTGCCTCATTTTCTCCACATTGGCAGCCGGATGAAAATTATCCGCATCATAAAAATTCCAGCCCATTGTTTCTGCCAGCAACGAGCCTATAGTGGTCTTACCTGAACCTGACACTCCAAACACAACGAATACCATACTTTTAGTGATTTGATCGAAACACTTACATTTTAAGTCAAGCCTTTAAGTTTAGCAAAACTTTGTGTTTAAACAAATAGAGGATGAAAAATTAACAAGATTCTAAATATTAAGCCATATCTTGAGAGGGTGCCTGTAAAAATACAAAGCGCAACTAATTATAGTTGCGCTTTGTAATAATCTTTTGAAAACTATATCTATTTTATTGATTATAAATCTTTGTTGCATCCCTATACCCGGGCAGATCCAGATACCAGTCGGCAAAAGTAGTACCATTACTGATAGCCCATGGGGTAAATTTGAGGTGCGTTTGCGTAATGGCAGCCATTTCAACGGGGTACTTAAATTTGCCTACAGGCAGGTGCAAGGCGAAAGGCATTCCTTCAGCCGTTTTATAATAGATACCTTCTGCTACTAGGCTGGCATCGTCTTTTGTTCCAAAAAGAGAAAGATCTGCTTTAGATGTAGGTAAATAACCTGGCAAATGTACCTCATATCCTCTCTTCTGATCGCCAATTAAGAAAGGGTTAAATGGCGCAGAGCCTAACTCCTGCATAGTAAGAGCAGTATTAAATTTAATACTTATAGTTACAATACCACAAGTTACCTTAGGTAAATGAGCATATGTATTTATCATTGCATCCTGGCCAGAAGGCACAAAATCAAAAGCATTTTCAAATACGAGGATAGTAGCTTTATCCTGGCCATTTTCCAGAAGCGTTTTGTCATGGCTACTGGTAATACTTGCAATCTGGGAAGAGGTAAGTTTAGGAATCTGAAAGCCAAATCCATTTTTATACCTGGCTCCCATTGCAATCAGGTCAAACGTAGATTTTAATTCAACTACTTTGTTCTGGCTATTGGTAATAATATTGTGCTTGTAATTGACAACCAGGTCATTCATATCAAAATCACCTTTGCTTGGCCACAAATCTTCAAAAGCCAGAGTACCTTCACTCACGTTGTCATAGGCTTGCTTTTCATCGCACGGATAAGCATCATTTTCATCCGGCACCCCATCCTTATCACAATCTTCTTCTTCTTCCGTAGGTGGTATTTCCTCATCATCTACTGCATCCGGCACCAATGAAGTAATATAGAACATCACATCATTAAAATCATCATCTGATCCTGGAAGACTGCGTTTTTTGTCTTCAAAAGCCAGAATATATTTGTCCTTATAGTTGAGAAGTACGCTTTGCTGCTTTTGGGCAGGTGTACCAGCATTTAAAGCAGGATTGGAAAATAAAATATCAGCCGTTTCAGAGATACTTGTTCCATTCCATCCATTCACTACAATAAAAAAGCCTACACCAGTTCCGGCAGGGATCTTTCCCGGCAGTTTCACTTTATTACCGGAAGCTAATCCTCCACCACTTCCAGTGAAAGACGCATTCGGGAATACAATCGTTTTAGTATCAATATCAGCCGCTGATTGGGGAGGAGTAGCCAGTGGATATGTATAATACCCGAATGCATTTTTATACGAGCCTCCTTCATTAACAAAGGTAATAATCAATTCAGTCTCCTTTACCAAAGACACATCTGTAGATAATCCTGATGCAAGGTAAGCCGGATTTACTTTTTGCCTTTCCGGTAAACTGGTATTGATGGCAGTAAGAAAATCGGCATCTATAACATCATTAGGCATCGAAAGATAAGCAGGTACGCCTTGTTTATTATAAGCACCCATAAATGTATAGGGGCCGACAGTGGTACGGGCATTTGCTGTTGCCAAACGTTCGCCACTATTAAGTAGGACTGGTGTGAAAATATAGCTTATTCTCTGGTTACTTACCGGAACAATAATTTTATCCGGAACACCCAGGTAGTTGCCTAGAATCGTTACTTCTGTTATATAGGAAGGAATCGCTTTAAAAGCAGATAGCTTACCGGTATTATCGGTTCCACCTTTCATCAGCAGTATCCCTCCCTCTTCCGGGTCTTTGTCAAAAATCTGTATGTTGGTCATACGGATGGGCTTTCCCTGGGCATCCTTTGCTGAAATGGCAACGTCTACTTCATTGGTAGTAGAAAAATTAAAATGTTTGTCTATTAATGGAGTTTCCGTTTGAATAGGGCCAACTTTAGTGGAAACTTTTTCACAGGCAAACAAAAAAACAAATAAGACCGGACTCAGAATAAGCCAGCCGAATTTGTTTAGTATGTTCGAAGCTCTGTTTGGGAGATACATGTATATGTATATTTAGTTTTTATGTAATTCAATGGCACTCATGTACATTTATACCTTTATTGGTACAGAGGTAACTTATTTAAAATAAATGCTTGATCACAGATTCAATTTTCAAATAACACGATACATGAATGAATGAACTATATACTTCTCCTTTAGCCGATATCTAACTATTGTATACATTACTGTCTTAGTTTCGATATGTTTCAATGCTATAACTGATATCTTTCACCTATAAGTTCATGAGAGATCGTGCATGCTACTAAGCTGACTGTGTGTAAGATTTGTGTGTTAAATATACTTTTTAATGCATTCATTTCCATCATTTTCCGGATGAATATCTTTATACATTTTTCATCTTACAATTCACACTTTTTCAATTATCAGTTTTTGCACTATTAGCAATATAATACCTCGATTAGTTTAGACCACTTTTCTTGTTTTCTTAGTTGAATTAAGCTGCCATTTTATAAAGATTAATGGGCTTGTTTCGGTCAATTCCCTGGTGTGGCCTTTGATTGTATTTCTCCATCCAGCCACTGATGCCCTGGTAGAGGGAGATGCCATCAGTGGCCGGGTTCAGGTAAATATGCTGGTATTTAATGGTCCGCCAAAACCTTTCTATAAATATATTATCCAGTGCCCTGCCTTTGCCATCCATACTGATACGGATAGATTCACTTTTTAAATATTCTACATACTCTTTACAGGTAAACTGGCTACCCTGGTCGCTGTTGACAATCCCGGGCTTACCATGCTCAGCTACCGCTGCTTTCAACACCTGCAAGCTAGCCTCAGCATCCAATGTATTAGACAAGCCCCAGCCCACAATATAGCGGCTATACACATCTATCACAGCCGTCAAATACATAAACCCTTTAGCCATCGCAACAT from Rhodocytophaga rosea carries:
- a CDS encoding AAA family ATPase, translated to MPEPTEIERIKIHQQKIRQVFAEVGKIVVGQEYMLNRLLIGLFTNGHILLEGVPGLAKTLTVNTLAKVLHLDFQRIQFTPDLLPADLVGTMIYNQKLGNFEVKKGPIFTNLVLADEVNRSPAKVQSALLEAMQEKQVTIGDTTYYLDKPFLVLATQNPVEQEGTYPLPEAQVDRFMMKVFVSYLDKTSELEVMRRMSNMSFNSEVNIVLDKADIFAIRDEINRVSISETLEKYIIELVFATRMPLDYGLREEAAYIQFGVSPRASINLNLAAKATAYFNERDYVLPEDIKEVAHDVLNHRLILNYEAEADGITSSQIVDVILKKVAIGR
- a CDS encoding gluconokinase; translated protein: MVFVVFGVSGSGKTTIGSLLAETMGWNFYDADNFHPAANVEKMRQGIPLTDADRIPWLDSLRELIKRCKATQENAVLACSALRDSYRKFLQTGGDVRFIYLKGDYSLIEQRLKIRKGHFMNPGLLMSQFKTLEEPKEDVLVVDVAPTPEEIVQTIVKQLPVNK
- a CDS encoding LruC domain-containing protein codes for the protein MYLPNRASNILNKFGWLILSPVLFVFLFACEKVSTKVGPIQTETPLIDKHFNFSTTNEVDVAISAKDAQGKPIRMTNIQIFDKDPEEGGILLMKGGTDNTGKLSAFKAIPSYITEVTILGNYLGVPDKIIVPVSNQRISYIFTPVLLNSGERLATANARTTVGPYTFMGAYNKQGVPAYLSMPNDVIDADFLTAINTSLPERQKVNPAYLASGLSTDVSLVKETELIITFVNEGGSYKNAFGYYTYPLATPPQSAADIDTKTIVFPNASFTGSGGGLASGNKVKLPGKIPAGTGVGFFIVVNGWNGTSISETADILFSNPALNAGTPAQKQQSVLLNYKDKYILAFEDKKRSLPGSDDDFNDVMFYITSLVPDAVDDEEIPPTEEEEDCDKDGVPDENDAYPCDEKQAYDNVSEGTLAFEDLWPSKGDFDMNDLVVNYKHNIITNSQNKVVELKSTFDLIAMGARYKNGFGFQIPKLTSSQIASITSSHDKTLLENGQDKATILVFENAFDFVPSGQDAMINTYAHLPKVTCGIVTISIKFNTALTMQELGSAPFNPFLIGDQKRGYEVHLPGYLPTSKADLSLFGTKDDASLVAEGIYYKTAEGMPFALHLPVGKFKYPVEMAAITQTHLKFTPWAISNGTTFADWYLDLPGYRDATKIYNQ
- a CDS encoding IS3 family transposase, producing MERKSLVSPQAKLSLRQQCRLLSISRASFYYEPKQENADNLGMMQLMDAHILEEPTAGVLTMQSMLEEKGYKAGYERIRRLMRLANIRPIYPRKQLTQLGDKKYIYPYLLRNLKVERANQVWAIDITYVAMAKGFMYLTAVIDVYSRYIVGWGLSNTLDAEASLQVLKAAVAEHGKPGIVNSDQGSQFTCKEYVEYLKSESIRISMDGKGRALDNIFIERFWRTIKYQHIYLNPATDGISLYQGISGWMEKYNQRPHQGIDRNKPINLYKMAA